In Candidatus Promineifilum breve, one genomic interval encodes:
- a CDS encoding transglycosylase domain-containing protein, with protein MQTNQPPVEYIPATPPPPRRRGGCGCVGGAVLGLVALLLVVVVGGAAAAGGLVYANWSREIESGVAALATARDRETFETTQITDRNGEVLWEIFGEGKRTRVPLAQIPPQLIQATIAVEDDTFYENIGLDAPSLLAAVIANARNPDARPVGGSTITQQVVRHVAFDFEERTSVSYNRKLKEIVLAWMMNRDFTKDEILEMYLNEIYYGNLAYGAEAAARTYFGKPATELTLGQASLLAGLPQSPVDLDPFTNLEGAKERQWLVLNLMVSEGFIDQAAAEAAYLEVLTFAAQEVSLEAPHFAVYVRQQLEEQYGAELVANGGLRVTTTLDMEFQRLAEGLARQHLDQIDPAKNLTNAALVAMKPGSGEILAMLGSVDYKNEAIDGHVNVTLSLQQPGSAIKPLTYALALSPAEGADPRWTAADILWDVEVEYEQFDGQAYAPQNYDGAFHGPTRLRDALANSYNIPAVLLLQDVTVPRLLEFGRAVGLDSWTGDSSQYGLSLTLGGGEVTPLELTTAYAALANGGNKVTPVSILRVARTDGEVLYEYQPPAAQRVLDERVAYLISDILDDDAARRPAMGSPNPMELAFPAAAKTGTTNDFRDNWTMGYTPGLVVGVWTGNTDNSPMVETSGLEGAAPLWGSYMEGVYSNGGLVAKLEVNGLVPPTEFIRPTGIAERPLCALSSATVGSIDCAAAGDELFLESALPPTPVPTTEQPAAFWEKLDPAVWRAVAIPLPPPTPEQVALIPPEQLEDQPPLQLFCHFAEGTALDLLPPTAAPQVFLAPPRNPESVKAAHEWAQANNIALLPTSTCTEELLAASLGAGQTAVWRITSPKDGDTITGNIPIIGTASFDPAVVEFYKIELGIPSGADIQWLTLGETHNTPVVNGVLEVLQAEGLAPGTYYLRLIVVQDSNYAGEPHQIQITVATP; from the coding sequence ATGCAAACCAATCAACCTCCCGTTGAATATATTCCCGCCACCCCACCCCCGCCCCGCCGGCGCGGCGGTTGCGGCTGCGTGGGCGGCGCGGTGTTGGGGCTGGTGGCCCTGCTCCTGGTTGTCGTCGTCGGCGGGGCGGCCGCCGCCGGTGGGCTGGTCTATGCCAACTGGTCGCGCGAGATCGAGAGCGGCGTGGCCGCGCTAGCGACGGCCCGCGACCGCGAGACGTTCGAGACGACGCAGATCACCGACCGCAACGGCGAGGTATTGTGGGAGATCTTCGGCGAGGGCAAGCGCACCCGCGTGCCGCTGGCCCAGATTCCGCCACAACTCATCCAGGCCACCATCGCCGTGGAGGACGACACCTTCTACGAGAACATCGGCCTCGACGCGCCGTCACTGCTGGCCGCGGTCATCGCCAACGCCCGCAACCCTGACGCCCGGCCCGTGGGCGGCAGCACCATCACCCAGCAGGTCGTGCGCCACGTCGCTTTCGACTTCGAGGAGCGCACGTCCGTCTCCTATAACCGCAAGCTGAAGGAGATCGTCCTGGCCTGGATGATGAACCGGGATTTCACCAAGGACGAAATCCTGGAGATGTACCTCAACGAGATCTATTACGGCAATCTGGCCTACGGGGCCGAGGCCGCGGCGCGCACCTACTTCGGCAAGCCGGCCACCGAACTGACGCTGGGCCAGGCCAGCCTGCTGGCCGGGCTGCCGCAAAGCCCGGTCGATCTTGACCCGTTCACCAATCTGGAAGGGGCCAAGGAGCGCCAATGGCTGGTGCTCAACCTGATGGTCAGCGAGGGATTCATCGACCAGGCCGCGGCCGAGGCCGCCTATCTGGAGGTGCTGACCTTCGCCGCCCAGGAAGTCAGCCTCGAAGCGCCCCATTTCGCCGTCTACGTGCGCCAACAACTGGAAGAGCAGTACGGCGCGGAGCTGGTCGCCAACGGCGGCCTGCGGGTGACGACGACGCTGGACATGGAGTTCCAGCGCTTGGCCGAGGGGCTGGCCCGACAGCACCTCGACCAGATCGACCCGGCCAAGAACCTGACCAACGCCGCGCTGGTGGCGATGAAGCCCGGCAGCGGCGAAATCCTGGCCATGCTGGGCAGCGTGGATTACAAGAACGAGGCCATCGACGGCCACGTCAACGTCACCCTGTCGCTCCAACAGCCGGGCAGCGCCATCAAGCCCCTGACCTACGCCCTGGCTCTATCGCCCGCCGAGGGGGCTGACCCGCGCTGGACGGCGGCCGACATCCTGTGGGACGTGGAAGTGGAGTACGAGCAGTTCGACGGCCAGGCCTACGCGCCGCAGAACTACGACGGCGCGTTCCACGGCCCCACCCGGCTGCGCGACGCGCTGGCTAATAGCTACAACATTCCCGCCGTGCTGCTGCTGCAAGACGTGACCGTGCCGCGGCTGCTGGAGTTCGGCCGCGCCGTGGGCCTCGACTCGTGGACGGGCGACTCCAGCCAGTACGGCCTGTCGCTGACCCTGGGCGGTGGCGAAGTGACGCCGCTGGAACTGACCACGGCCTACGCCGCGCTGGCGAACGGCGGCAACAAGGTCACGCCGGTGTCGATTTTGCGCGTGGCGCGCACCGACGGCGAAGTGCTCTACGAATACCAGCCGCCCGCCGCCCAGCGGGTGCTCGATGAGCGCGTGGCCTACCTGATCAGCGACATCCTCGATGACGACGCCGCCCGCCGCCCGGCCATGGGCAGCCCCAACCCGATGGAACTGGCCTTCCCGGCCGCGGCCAAGACGGGCACGACCAACGACTTCCGCGACAACTGGACGATGGGCTACACCCCGGGGCTGGTCGTCGGCGTATGGACGGGCAACACCGACAACAGCCCGATGGTGGAGACCAGCGGGCTGGAAGGCGCGGCCCCGCTATGGGGCAGCTACATGGAGGGCGTCTACAGCAATGGCGGGCTGGTCGCCAAACTGGAAGTGAACGGCCTGGTGCCGCCGACGGAGTTCATCCGCCCGACGGGTATCGCCGAACGGCCGCTGTGCGCCCTGAGCAGCGCCACCGTCGGCTCCATCGACTGCGCCGCGGCCGGCGACGAACTGTTCCTGGAGAGCGCGCTGCCGCCCACCCCCGTGCCCACCACCGAACAACCGGCGGCCTTCTGGGAAAAGCTCGATCCGGCCGTGTGGCGGGCCGTGGCGATTCCGTTGCCGCCGCCCACGCCGGAACAGGTGGCGCTCATCCCGCCGGAGCAACTGGAAGATCAGCCGCCCCTGCAACTGTTCTGCCATTTCGCCGAGGGCACGGCGCTGGATCTGCTGCCGCCCACGGCCGCGCCGCAGGTGTTCCTGGCCCCGCCGCGCAATCCCGAAAGCGTGAAGGCCGCCCACGAATGGGCGCAGGCCAACAATATCGCCCTGCTGCCTACGTCGACTTGCACCGAGGAGTTGCTGGCGGCCAGCCTGGGCGCGGGCCAGACGGCCGTATGGCGCATCACCTCGCCCAAGGACGGTGACACCATCACCGGCAACATCCCGATTATCGGCACAGCCAGCTTCGACCCGGCGGTGGTTGAATTCTACAAGATCGAACTGGGCATCCCCAGCGGGGCCGACATTCAATGGCTGACGCTGGGCGAGACCCACAACACCCCGGTCGTCAACGGTGTGCTGGAAGTATTGCAGGCCGAGGGGTTGGCGCCGGGGACGTATTACCTGCGCCTGATCGTCGTCCAGGACAGCAATTATGCCGGCGAGCCGCACCAGATTCAGATTACGGTGGCCACGCCGTGA
- a CDS encoding LysM peptidoglycan-binding domain-containing protein yields MRKTHLPLLVALTLLLAGLPALAGPAQAQDLGPNLLENAGFEGGHYNQDGIAEITVPNGWRMHWSNNELIFGGEWPSARPETVVWNSSGGVPAGEEGYWEDGVYTMKIFKSWTPMWVAMSQDVENLEVGRTYRLSVPIFVDIFEEFKDGKKVAPWRNDTGKVRFGASPVGAAWRDEKAINYSGFWTAESINPFYLVENRFVWDFVATQPNMTIWIEMASSYPYPNNGFFFDLPSLNATSATAAAPAAPAAPAAPAQGQPAAPVAAAQPAATIAPPTPRADGAIVHVVQAGDTMWGIAIAYAETLGMAPIDALAHLQELNNNPTFLNPNDEILIVAANAAQPTEAAAEGTPAEGTPAEGTPAAEATAAGTPAEGETAAETTAETPAAETGAETPAAGATPAADFEPVEALAGTICVAAFHDVNADGQRNEGEVLVADAAIAIARAGTTTSTYITDGQSEPYCFELTEADSYQLQLYPPAGFAATTEDNWAVSIANGESYTVSFGLTEAAPVADTTGAETTDTTTDAAADTTATADETAEADSSGLPGNLGLIILGVAAVLVVLAVVGVVLLRRG; encoded by the coding sequence ATGCGCAAGACACACCTGCCGCTCCTGGTGGCTTTGACCCTGTTGCTCGCCGGACTGCCGGCCCTGGCCGGCCCGGCCCAGGCCCAGGACCTCGGCCCTAACCTGCTGGAGAACGCCGGCTTCGAAGGCGGCCATTACAATCAGGATGGCATCGCCGAAATCACCGTCCCCAACGGCTGGCGGATGCACTGGTCGAACAACGAACTGATCTTCGGCGGCGAATGGCCGAGTGCCCGCCCGGAGACCGTCGTCTGGAATTCCAGCGGCGGCGTCCCGGCCGGCGAGGAAGGCTATTGGGAAGACGGCGTCTATACCATGAAGATCTTCAAGAGTTGGACGCCGATGTGGGTCGCCATGTCGCAGGACGTGGAAAACCTGGAAGTCGGCCGCACCTATCGCCTGAGCGTGCCCATCTTCGTCGATATCTTCGAGGAGTTCAAGGACGGCAAGAAGGTCGCCCCGTGGCGCAACGACACGGGCAAGGTGCGCTTTGGGGCCAGCCCGGTGGGCGCGGCCTGGCGCGACGAAAAGGCCATCAACTACAGCGGCTTCTGGACGGCCGAGTCGATCAACCCCTTCTACCTGGTGGAAAATCGCTTCGTGTGGGATTTCGTCGCCACGCAGCCCAACATGACCATCTGGATCGAGATGGCTTCGTCCTACCCCTACCCCAACAACGGCTTTTTCTTCGACCTGCCCAGCCTGAACGCGACCTCGGCCACCGCCGCCGCGCCCGCCGCTCCGGCGGCCCCGGCGGCCCCGGCCCAGGGTCAGCCCGCCGCGCCGGTCGCCGCCGCCCAGCCCGCGGCCACCATCGCCCCGCCGACGCCGCGCGCCGATGGGGCCATCGTCCACGTCGTTCAGGCCGGGGATACCATGTGGGGCATCGCCATTGCCTACGCCGAAACGCTGGGCATGGCCCCCATCGATGCCCTGGCCCACCTACAGGAATTGAACAACAATCCAACCTTCCTGAATCCCAACGATGAAATCCTGATCGTCGCCGCCAACGCCGCCCAACCGACCGAAGCCGCGGCCGAAGGGACGCCGGCCGAGGGCACACCGGCTGAAGGCACGCCGGCGGCCGAGGCCACCGCCGCAGGCACACCGGCCGAGGGCGAGACAGCGGCCGAAACGACGGCCGAGACCCCGGCGGCCGAGACAGGGGCCGAGACCCCGGCCGCCGGGGCCACGCCCGCCGCCGACTTCGAGCCGGTCGAGGCGCTGGCCGGCACGATCTGCGTCGCCGCTTTCCACGACGTGAACGCCGACGGCCAGCGCAACGAGGGCGAGGTACTGGTGGCCGACGCGGCCATCGCCATCGCCCGCGCCGGCACGACGACCTCCACCTACATCACCGACGGCCAATCGGAGCCGTACTGCTTTGAATTGACCGAGGCCGATTCCTATCAGTTGCAGCTCTATCCGCCGGCCGGCTTCGCGGCCACGACCGAGGATAACTGGGCGGTGTCCATCGCCAACGGCGAATCCTACACCGTGTCGTTCGGCCTGACCGAAGCGGCCCCCGTGGCCGACACGACCGGCGCGGAAACCACCGACACCACGACCGACGCCGCCGCCGACACGACCGCGACGGCCGACGAGACGGCCGAGGCCGATTCGTCCGGCCTGCCCGGCAACCTGGGGTTGATTATCCTGGGCGTGGCCGCCGTGCTGGTGGTGCTGGCCGTGGTGGGTGTAGTCCTCCTGCGTCGCGGCTAA